Proteins from a single region of Bremerella sp. JC817:
- a CDS encoding flagellar FlbD family protein, with the protein MIKLTHLAGEPFVLNAELIRYIEASPDTFITLVNGDRIVVREGTDVVVDRVIEYHQRKNLLPPGIPRPNSGET; encoded by the coding sequence ATGATCAAGTTGACCCATCTTGCGGGCGAACCTTTCGTCTTGAATGCGGAACTGATCCGCTACATCGAGGCCAGCCCCGACACGTTCATCACCCTGGTGAATGGGGACCGAATTGTTGTCCGCGAGGGAACTGACGTTGTGGTGGATCGTGTAATTGAGTACCACCAACGCAAAAATCTGTTGCCTCCTGGTATACCCAGGCCCAATTCCGGGGAAACTTAG